From the Accumulibacter sp. genome, one window contains:
- a CDS encoding energy-coupling factor ABC transporter ATP-binding protein: protein MTQALVAVSDLRHAYADGQTALHGVSFEVGSGEKLAIVGANGAGKSTTLLHLAGCLLPQAGSVRIADLPLCRENLPQLRRRVGMLFQNPDDQLFMPRVCDDVAFGPANLGLPAEEVNARVMQALAVVGATHLAQRQPHRLSTGEKRSVAIAAVLALSPTILLMDEPTSSLDPASRRQLIELLQTFEQTLIIATHDLDMVLDLCPRTLVLGEGRIIADGASAVLLQDAALLATARLEKPLRLQACPSCSGAGARPAPGPHGLNRR, encoded by the coding sequence GTGACGCAAGCCCTCGTCGCCGTCAGCGATCTGCGGCATGCCTACGCCGATGGCCAGACGGCGCTGCACGGCGTCTCGTTCGAGGTCGGCAGCGGCGAGAAGCTGGCGATCGTCGGCGCCAACGGCGCCGGCAAATCGACCACCCTGCTGCATCTCGCCGGCTGCCTGCTGCCCCAGGCCGGCAGCGTGCGCATCGCCGATCTCCCGCTCTGCCGCGAGAATCTGCCGCAGCTGCGCCGCCGTGTCGGCATGCTCTTCCAGAACCCCGACGATCAGCTCTTCATGCCGCGGGTCTGTGACGACGTCGCCTTCGGCCCGGCGAACCTGGGGTTGCCGGCGGAAGAAGTCAACGCGCGGGTGATGCAGGCGCTCGCCGTCGTCGGCGCGACGCATCTGGCGCAACGCCAGCCGCACCGGCTGTCGACCGGCGAGAAGCGCTCCGTCGCCATCGCCGCAGTCCTGGCGCTGTCGCCGACGATCCTCCTCATGGATGAGCCGACGTCCAGCCTCGATCCCGCTTCGCGGCGGCAACTCATCGAGCTGCTGCAGACTTTCGAGCAGACCCTGATCATCGCCACGCACGATCTCGACATGGTGCTCGATCTCTGCCCGCGGACGCTGGTCCTCGGTGAAGGACGAATCATTGCCGACGGTGCCAGCGCCGTCCTCCTGCAGGATGCGGCACTACTGGCGACCGCTCGTCTCGAGAAGCCGTTGCGCCTGCAGGCTTGCCCCTCGTGCAGCGGCGCCGGTGCACGGCCGGCGCCCGGGCCGCACGGGTTGAACCGTCGGTAG
- the cimA gene encoding citramalate synthase → MPAVQIYDTTLRDGTQSEGFSLSGHSKIRLAQRLDDLGVAFIEGGWPGSNPEDAEFFERARDIEWKNALITAFGSTCRVKGGPEEDANIRALLDARTQVCTIFGKTWTLHVTDVLLTTLDDNLRIIEQSVAYLRAAGRRVIYDAEHFFDGYRADPLYALATLQAAIRGGAETVVLCDTNGGSMPWEVEKTIGEMRDSIAHPFGIHTHNDGDCAVINALTAVRLGAVQVQGTINGVGERCGNANLCSVMANLELKMGRRCLPEGRLQKLYELSHVVDEVANIAPNDHLPYVGRSAFAHKGGVHVAAMRRSEQSYQHVAPERVGNRMRVVVSALSGRANILSKAEEHGVDVASVDDVVGVLNEVKELEARGFSFEAAEASVAMMLKRQQPDYAAPFELVDFLVNVEHRQGRGIFAEAMVKVKVNGEVLHTAAEGNGPVNALDIALRKALLGHYPEIASFHLADYKVRILDGRDGTQAITRVLIDTRSADRVWSTVGASANIIEASWQALVDAVEYGLSVAQ, encoded by the coding sequence ATGCCTGCCGTCCAGATTTACGACACCACCCTGCGCGATGGGACCCAGAGCGAGGGCTTTTCCCTGTCCGGTCACAGCAAGATCCGCCTCGCGCAGCGGCTGGACGATCTCGGTGTGGCCTTCATCGAGGGGGGCTGGCCCGGCTCGAATCCCGAGGACGCCGAGTTCTTCGAGCGGGCGCGTGACATCGAATGGAAGAACGCGCTGATCACGGCCTTCGGCTCGACCTGCCGGGTCAAGGGCGGTCCAGAAGAGGACGCCAATATCCGCGCGCTGCTCGACGCACGGACCCAAGTGTGCACGATCTTCGGCAAGACCTGGACGCTGCACGTGACCGACGTCCTGCTGACGACGCTCGACGACAACCTGCGCATCATCGAACAGTCGGTCGCCTACCTGCGCGCAGCCGGCCGGCGCGTCATCTATGACGCCGAGCACTTCTTCGACGGCTATCGGGCCGATCCGCTGTACGCGCTGGCGACGCTGCAGGCGGCGATTCGCGGTGGTGCCGAGACGGTCGTCCTCTGCGACACCAACGGCGGCAGCATGCCGTGGGAGGTCGAGAAGACGATCGGCGAGATGCGAGACTCGATCGCTCACCCGTTCGGCATCCATACCCACAACGACGGCGACTGTGCGGTGATCAACGCGCTGACGGCTGTGCGACTGGGTGCGGTGCAGGTGCAGGGAACGATCAACGGCGTCGGCGAACGTTGCGGCAACGCCAACCTGTGCTCGGTGATGGCCAACCTGGAGCTCAAGATGGGGCGCCGCTGCCTGCCGGAAGGCCGTCTGCAGAAGTTGTACGAGCTGTCGCACGTGGTCGACGAGGTGGCCAACATCGCGCCCAACGACCACCTGCCGTACGTCGGCCGGAGCGCCTTTGCGCACAAGGGCGGCGTCCATGTCGCGGCGATGCGCCGCTCGGAGCAGTCGTACCAGCATGTCGCGCCGGAACGGGTCGGCAACCGCATGCGGGTCGTCGTCTCGGCGCTTTCCGGGCGCGCCAACATCCTCAGCAAGGCCGAGGAACACGGTGTCGACGTCGCCAGCGTCGACGACGTCGTCGGCGTGCTCAACGAGGTCAAGGAACTCGAGGCACGCGGCTTCTCCTTCGAAGCCGCCGAGGCGTCGGTCGCCATGATGCTCAAGCGGCAGCAACCGGACTACGCGGCGCCGTTCGAGCTGGTCGATTTCCTGGTCAACGTCGAGCACCGACAGGGCCGCGGCATCTTCGCCGAGGCGATGGTCAAGGTGAAGGTGAATGGCGAGGTGCTGCACACCGCCGCCGAGGGCAACGGCCCGGTGAACGCCCTCGACATCGCCTTGCGCAAGGCGCTGCTCGGGCACTACCCGGAGATCGCCAGCTTCCATCTGGCGGACTACAAGGTCCGCATCCTGGACGGTCGCGACGGCACGCAGGCGATCACCCGCGTGCTGATCGACACCCGTAGTGCCGACAGGGTCTGGAGTACGGTCGGTGCCAGCGCCAACATCATCGAGGCATCGTGGCAGGCGCTGGTCGATGCCGTCGAGTATGGCCTGTCGGTGGCGCAATGA
- the cbiQ gene encoding cobalt ECF transporter T component CbiQ yields MTRIDAASSHLSHLDSLAYRDSPIHRLDPRVKLITTLLFIVCVVSFAKYEVSALLPFAIYPLILLALARLPPGYILRHLLLAVPFALCIGLFNPLFDRATLLHVGSIGISGGWISFASIMLRFVLTVSTALILVASTGFDSLCLALARLGVPRPFVVQLLLLYRYLFVLVDEAMRLSRARAQRSFGRRGMELSVVASLLAQLLLRTLDRAQRIYLAMQCRGFDGEIRLLRPLRIGGRDVAFLTGWTAVLLGLRFLDPAPALGHAFGELLPW; encoded by the coding sequence ATGACCCGGATCGACGCCGCGTCTTCGCACCTGAGTCACCTCGACAGCCTCGCGTACCGGGATTCGCCGATCCATCGCCTGGATCCGCGGGTCAAGCTGATCACCACCCTGCTCTTCATCGTCTGCGTGGTGTCCTTCGCCAAGTACGAAGTCTCGGCACTGCTGCCCTTCGCCATCTACCCGCTCATTCTGCTCGCGCTGGCGCGGCTGCCACCCGGCTACATCCTGCGCCATCTGCTGCTGGCGGTACCGTTTGCGCTCTGCATCGGCCTCTTCAATCCGCTGTTCGACCGCGCCACCCTGCTGCATGTCGGGTCGATCGGGATCTCCGGCGGCTGGATCTCCTTCGCGTCGATCATGCTCCGCTTCGTCCTCACGGTCAGTACCGCACTGATCCTCGTCGCCAGCACCGGTTTCGATTCGCTCTGCCTGGCGCTTGCCAGACTCGGCGTGCCGCGCCCCTTCGTCGTCCAGCTGCTGCTGCTCTACCGTTACCTCTTCGTTCTCGTCGATGAGGCGATGCGGCTGTCGCGGGCACGCGCGCAGCGCTCATTCGGTCGCCGCGGCATGGAACTGTCGGTCGTCGCCAGCCTGCTGGCGCAACTGCTGCTGCGGACGCTCGATCGCGCGCAGCGCATCTACCTGGCAATGCAGTGCCGTGGCTTCGACGGCGAAATCCGCCTGCTGCGCCCGTTGCGCATCGGCGGGCGCGATGTCGCCTTCCTGACTGGCTGGACGGCAGTCCTTCTCGGCCTGCGCTTCCTCGACCCGGCACCCGCACTCGGCCACGCCTTCGGCGAGCTGCTGCCGTGGTGA
- a CDS encoding energy-coupling factor ABC transporter permease, with translation MHMADALISPLVGGVMWAATAGITVYSARKLKADGDDRIVPLMGVLGAFVFAAQMINFSIPGTGSSGHLGGGMLLSILLGPYAAFLTLASVLSVQALFFADGGLLALGCNIFNLAFFPCFIAYPLIYRPIAGTQVAGKRVVAGSLVAAIVGLQLGAAGVVLETWFSGISDLPFATFLLLMLPIHLAIGIIEGLLTAAVVNFVGRARPEFLAVAASGRQLPPHGGGRLLAGLLLLTALTGGLLSWFASSRHDGLEWAIFHSTGKEALPTPVSEAHSLAAALQERTALLPDYGFRQAAESGDATAAGEVAGTVGEIEKAWPDVNAGTSFSGLIGATISLLLAGLLGFVLLRLRQRP, from the coding sequence ATGCACATGGCAGACGCACTGATTTCGCCGCTGGTCGGCGGCGTGATGTGGGCGGCCACGGCCGGCATCACCGTTTACAGCGCACGCAAGCTGAAGGCTGACGGTGACGACCGCATCGTGCCGCTGATGGGGGTGCTCGGAGCCTTCGTCTTCGCCGCACAGATGATCAACTTCAGCATTCCGGGCACCGGTTCGAGCGGCCACCTTGGCGGCGGCATGCTCCTCAGCATCCTGCTCGGTCCGTACGCCGCCTTCCTGACGCTGGCGTCGGTGCTCAGCGTGCAGGCGCTGTTCTTCGCCGATGGCGGCCTGCTCGCACTCGGCTGCAACATCTTCAATCTCGCCTTCTTTCCCTGCTTCATCGCCTACCCGCTGATCTACCGGCCGATTGCCGGCACGCAGGTCGCCGGGAAACGCGTCGTCGCCGGGTCGCTGGTCGCCGCGATCGTCGGCCTGCAACTCGGCGCCGCCGGCGTCGTTCTCGAGACTTGGTTCTCGGGGATCTCCGACCTGCCCTTCGCCACCTTCCTGCTGCTGATGCTGCCGATCCATCTGGCGATCGGCATCATCGAGGGGCTGCTGACGGCGGCCGTCGTCAACTTCGTCGGCCGTGCGCGCCCCGAGTTCCTGGCCGTCGCTGCCAGCGGCCGGCAGCTGCCGCCGCATGGCGGCGGCAGGCTGCTTGCGGGTCTGCTGTTGCTGACCGCACTCACCGGCGGACTGCTCTCCTGGTTCGCATCGTCACGGCACGACGGGCTCGAATGGGCGATCTTTCACAGCACCGGCAAGGAAGCGCTGCCGACGCCGGTGAGCGAAGCGCATTCGCTGGCCGCGGCGCTGCAGGAGAGGACCGCGCTGCTCCCCGATTACGGCTTCCGGCAGGCGGCGGAGAGCGGCGACGCGACCGCTGCCGGCGAGGTCGCCGGAACGGTCGGCGAGATCGAGAAGGCGTGGCCCGACGTCAACGCCGGAACATCCTTCTCCGGCCTCATCGGGGCGACCATCAGCCTGCTGCTCGCCGGCCTGCTCGGCTTCGTCCTGCTGCGGCTCCGGCAGCGGCCCTAG
- a CDS encoding PEP-CTERM sorting domain-containing protein, producing the protein MTAGKHLAAMLAAIGIFAASIATVPAHAATVNALGFSSGGLTCSFFPCTASVPIGGGNLAATTPAGYQAIGFNSFMVHDFAGGDPAGPSTFTASNLPAHSSLNLSFLLAIIDSWDGSTTAGGSVPPDVFNITVDGVSVYAHTYDNFLTSDQSASTANQMSFGSNLGFSPGWNDSAYDFTGSNALLNIPHSASSVIVEFFASGSGWQGGTIDGGDESFGLDRILISINTTNDIPEPGSLALLGIAFAGLAARGRWSASANR; encoded by the coding sequence ATGACAGCAGGAAAACACCTCGCAGCGATGCTTGCCGCGATCGGCATCTTCGCGGCCTCGATCGCCACCGTCCCCGCTCATGCCGCGACCGTAAACGCCTTGGGTTTCAGTTCCGGCGGCCTGACCTGCAGCTTCTTTCCCTGCACGGCCAGTGTCCCGATTGGCGGTGGGAACCTCGCGGCCACGACTCCGGCCGGTTATCAGGCTATCGGCTTCAACAGCTTCATGGTTCATGACTTCGCGGGGGGCGATCCGGCCGGCCCGTCCACGTTCACCGCCAGCAACTTGCCGGCACACAGCAGTCTGAACCTGAGCTTCCTGCTGGCGATCATCGACAGCTGGGACGGGTCGACCACAGCCGGCGGTTCAGTTCCTCCGGATGTCTTCAACATCACGGTGGATGGTGTGTCGGTCTATGCGCACACCTATGACAATTTCTTGACCAGCGACCAGTCGGCGTCGACCGCCAACCAGATGAGCTTTGGCTCGAATCTCGGCTTCAGCCCCGGGTGGAACGACTCGGCCTACGACTTCACGGGCAGCAACGCCTTGCTCAACATCCCGCACAGCGCAAGTTCCGTCATTGTCGAGTTTTTCGCCAGCGGCAGCGGCTGGCAGGGCGGAACCATTGACGGAGGCGACGAGTCCTTCGGCCTGGACCGGATCCTGATCAGCATCAACACGACCAACGACATTCCGGAACCGGGTTCGCTGGCCCTGCTCGGTATCGCATTCGCCGGTCTCGCCGCGCGCGGCCGTTGGTCGGCAAGTGCAAATCGGTGA
- a CDS encoding transglutaminase-like domain-containing protein — protein MDRRDFLKTATLFSIAGSAAWRPARAEQEFFDPDPANGWRVFEVNMRAEVARGGSETRVWLPLPSLDEAAWIRPMGNLWQGNAATMQIARDPVYGVEMLVATWDAAAGAPVVEVTSRIATRDRAIDFSQPGPVKPLDGAALRLYTGPTELLPTDGIVRRTASEITRGARSDIDKARAIYEWVVDHTARNPKTRGCGVGDIRAMLESGDLSGKCADLNALYVGLARAAGLPARDVYGIRIADSRFGYRSLGKSGEISKAQHCRAEVWLADFGWVPVDPADVRKVVLEEKPGLTLQDEVVVAVRRKLFGTWEMNWLAYNTAHDIRLPGSSGPKIPFLMYPQGENANGRFDSLDPESFRYRISSREVAA, from the coding sequence ATGGATCGTCGTGATTTCCTCAAGACCGCCACCCTCTTCAGCATCGCCGGCTCTGCTGCCTGGCGGCCGGCGCGCGCCGAACAAGAGTTCTTCGACCCCGACCCGGCCAACGGCTGGCGAGTCTTCGAAGTCAACATGCGCGCCGAAGTCGCCCGCGGCGGGAGCGAGACACGCGTCTGGCTGCCGTTGCCCTCGCTCGATGAAGCCGCCTGGATCAGGCCGATGGGCAACCTCTGGCAGGGCAACGCGGCGACCATGCAGATCGCGCGCGACCCGGTTTACGGCGTAGAGATGCTCGTCGCCACATGGGACGCCGCAGCCGGTGCACCGGTCGTCGAGGTGACCAGCCGCATCGCTACCCGCGACCGCGCGATCGACTTCAGCCAGCCCGGCCCGGTGAAGCCTCTCGACGGGGCGGCGCTCAGGCTTTACACCGGGCCGACCGAGCTGCTGCCAACCGACGGCATCGTCCGCCGCACAGCGAGCGAGATCACCCGTGGCGCGCGCAGCGACATCGACAAGGCGCGCGCCATTTACGAGTGGGTCGTCGACCACACCGCCCGCAACCCGAAGACCCGCGGCTGCGGCGTCGGCGACATCCGCGCGATGCTCGAGAGCGGTGACCTCAGCGGCAAATGCGCCGACCTCAACGCGCTCTACGTCGGCCTCGCGCGCGCCGCCGGACTGCCGGCGCGGGACGTATACGGCATCCGCATCGCCGATTCGCGCTTCGGCTACAGGAGCCTCGGCAAGTCCGGCGAGATCAGCAAGGCGCAGCATTGCCGCGCCGAAGTCTGGCTGGCGGACTTCGGCTGGGTGCCGGTCGATCCGGCCGACGTGCGCAAGGTGGTTCTCGAGGAAAAGCCCGGGCTCACACTGCAGGACGAAGTCGTCGTCGCCGTCCGCAGGAAGCTCTTCGGCACCTGGGAGATGAACTGGCTGGCGTACAACACCGCGCACGACATCAGACTCCCCGGCTCGAGCGGGCCGAAGATTCCCTTCCTGATGTATCCCCAGGGGGAGAACGCCAACGGCCGCTTCGACAGCCTCGACCCGGAGAGCTTCCGCTACCGCATCAGCTCGCGCGAAGTGGCAGCGTGA
- a CDS encoding esterase/lipase family protein, which translates to MSPVVDDRDPPPPAGVTGAGDARRPAVQPLPRPPAATVVLVHGLWTPSAVCSLHARWLAQRGYRTRRFGYPSVRGTLAENAERLQRFVAATRARDIHLVGHSLGGLLILEMLARASEPRLQRVVLLGTPCQGSHCAHRLATVPGMPTLLGRSIMQWLARPAGWATAPATGTVGVIAGTRSCGLGRVVPGLPRPNDGVVTLAETRLPGTADFLTLPLAHSQLLVARSCAQQIASFLDSGRFQHALAP; encoded by the coding sequence ATGTCCCCCGTCGTCGATGACCGCGACCCGCCGCCGCCCGCCGGTGTCACCGGCGCCGGCGACGCCCGGCGCCCCGCCGTGCAGCCACTGCCGCGGCCGCCAGCCGCGACCGTCGTCCTGGTGCATGGCTTGTGGACGCCGTCGGCGGTCTGCAGCCTGCACGCCCGCTGGCTGGCGCAGCGGGGCTACCGCACGCGACGTTTCGGCTACCCGAGCGTCCGCGGAACGCTGGCGGAAAATGCCGAAAGGCTGCAGCGCTTCGTCGCCGCGACACGGGCGCGCGACATCCACCTCGTCGGTCACAGCCTCGGTGGCCTGCTGATCCTCGAGATGCTCGCACGGGCAAGCGAGCCCCGGTTGCAGCGTGTCGTCCTGCTCGGCACCCCTTGCCAGGGCAGCCATTGCGCCCACAGGCTGGCTACGGTGCCCGGGATGCCCACACTGCTCGGGCGCTCGATCATGCAGTGGCTGGCAAGGCCGGCAGGCTGGGCAACGGCGCCGGCGACGGGGACGGTCGGCGTCATCGCCGGCACGCGCAGCTGCGGCCTCGGCCGCGTCGTTCCGGGGTTGCCGCGACCGAACGACGGCGTCGTGACGCTGGCGGAAACGCGGCTGCCCGGCACTGCCGATTTCCTGACGCTGCCGCTGGCGCACTCGCAACTGCTCGTCGCCCGATCTTGCGCGCAGCAGATCGCGTCCTTCCTCGACAGCGGCCGTTTCCAGCATGCGCTGGCGCCGTAG
- a CDS encoding PEP-CTERM sorting domain-containing protein (PEP-CTERM proteins occur, often in large numbers, in the proteomes of bacteria that also encode an exosortase, a predicted intramembrane cysteine proteinase. The presence of a PEP-CTERM domain at a protein's C-terminus predicts cleavage within the sorting domain, followed by covalent anchoring to some some component of the (usually Gram-negative) cell surface. Many PEP-CTERM proteins exhibit an unusual sequence composition that includes large numbers of potential glycosylation sites. Expression of one such protein has been shown restore the ability of a bacterium to form floc, a type of biofilm.) → MPLSPKMPLAGTPIDELRVTLAATSVTATVIDNLQVTAAAVPEPGALALLGLGLSGLAATRRRQR, encoded by the coding sequence ATGCCACTGTCCCCCAAAATGCCACTGGCCGGTACGCCGATCGACGAGTTGCGGGTCACGCTCGCTGCGACGAGCGTAACGGCCACTGTCATCGACAATCTTCAGGTGACAGCCGCCGCCGTCCCCGAACCCGGTGCGCTCGCGCTGCTCGGCCTCGGCCTCTCCGGTCTGGCGGCAACGCGCAGGCGGCAGCGATAA
- the leuB gene encoding 3-isopropylmalate dehydrogenase — protein sequence MKAKIVLLPGDGIGPEVVREAVRVLDTVAGRYGHHWDYQECLMGGCSIDRFGSSLTDETLADCQAADAVLLGAVGGPKWDDPAAKDRPERGLLALRKGLGVFANLRPVKVHPALIDSSPLKPEKLRGVDILVIRELTGGLYFGWPKGRDRKDGRERAVDTLEYYDYEVRRVMELAFDLARGRQRRLTSVDKANVLESSRLWRQIAVEVAAANPEIALEHVLVDTAAMRLITGPAALDVVVTENMFGDILTDEASVLAGSMGMLPSASLGQGRVGLYEPIHGSAPDIAGKGIANPIGMILSTAMLLRHSLALEAEAAAIEQAVDATISAGARTADLGGSLGTSAMADEIISRL from the coding sequence ATGAAAGCAAAAATCGTATTGCTCCCCGGTGACGGGATCGGCCCGGAAGTGGTCCGCGAAGCCGTCCGCGTCCTCGACACCGTTGCCGGCCGCTACGGGCACCACTGGGATTACCAGGAATGCCTGATGGGCGGCTGTTCGATCGACCGTTTCGGCTCGTCGCTGACCGACGAGACGCTGGCCGACTGCCAGGCCGCCGATGCCGTCCTGCTCGGCGCCGTCGGCGGGCCGAAATGGGATGATCCGGCGGCGAAGGATCGCCCCGAGCGGGGACTCCTCGCGCTGCGCAAGGGACTCGGCGTCTTCGCCAACCTGCGGCCGGTGAAGGTGCATCCGGCGCTGATCGATTCCTCGCCGCTGAAGCCGGAAAAGCTGCGTGGCGTCGATATCCTCGTCATTCGCGAGTTGACCGGCGGCCTCTATTTCGGCTGGCCGAAGGGCCGTGACCGCAAGGACGGCCGCGAGCGCGCCGTCGACACCCTCGAGTACTACGATTACGAGGTCCGCCGGGTGATGGAACTGGCTTTCGATCTCGCCAGGGGTCGCCAGCGCAGGCTCACTTCGGTGGACAAGGCGAACGTCCTCGAATCGTCGCGGCTCTGGCGGCAGATCGCCGTCGAGGTCGCCGCGGCGAACCCGGAAATCGCCCTCGAGCACGTCCTCGTCGATACCGCCGCCATGCGCCTGATCACCGGCCCGGCGGCGCTGGACGTGGTGGTGACGGAGAACATGTTCGGCGACATCCTGACCGACGAAGCCTCGGTGCTCGCCGGCTCGATGGGCATGCTGCCCTCCGCCAGCCTTGGCCAGGGCCGCGTCGGCCTCTACGAGCCGATCCACGGTTCGGCGCCCGACATCGCCGGCAAGGGCATTGCCAACCCGATTGGCATGATCCTGTCCACCGCAATGCTGCTGCGTCACTCGCTGGCGCTGGAGGCGGAGGCTGCCGCCATCGAACAGGCAGTCGACGCCACCATCAGCGCCGGCGCCCGCACCGCCGACCTTGGCGGCAGCCTGGGCACGAGCGCGATGGCCGACGAGATCATCAGCCGCCTCTGA
- a CDS encoding aminopeptidase — MRWRRRAAPRRAAAVLLAAGVAAGVTACGQIGYYGQAIGGHLELMRARTPIDELLRAPATDPDLRLRLAEVQAIRDFASRDLGLPDNGSYRSYADLGRPYVVWNVFAAPELSLRAKEWCMPMVGCVNYRGYYDRRAAEALATELRQDGYDTFVAGVPAYSTLGHFDDPVLNTFLQQGTLAVARTVFHELAHQTVFVPGDTRFNESFATAVEEEGLRRWLREHGNDELRAADATQRQRRAAWLALLHSHRERLAVLYASELPSAEKRAAKAASFAALRRERSALLAEWSGQAGDERTVGDDLNNARLASLALYSELVPAFERLLASQDGDLPRFYREVAGLAALAASERQAALEAMLLPEKPGRGREREVARGSQDGNSLPGR, encoded by the coding sequence ATGCGCTGGCGCCGTAGGGCGGCGCCGCGGCGCGCTGCCGCCGTCCTGCTGGCTGCCGGCGTGGCTGCCGGCGTCACTGCCTGCGGCCAGATCGGCTACTACGGCCAGGCGATCGGCGGCCATCTCGAGCTGATGCGGGCGCGAACGCCGATCGACGAACTGCTGCGCGCACCGGCGACCGATCCCGATCTCCGGCTCCGGCTGGCCGAGGTGCAGGCGATCCGCGACTTTGCCAGCCGCGACCTCGGCCTGCCGGACAACGGCAGCTATCGCAGCTACGCCGACCTCGGTCGCCCCTACGTCGTCTGGAACGTCTTCGCCGCGCCGGAACTGTCGCTGCGGGCGAAGGAGTGGTGCATGCCGATGGTCGGCTGCGTCAATTACCGGGGCTACTACGACCGGCGCGCTGCCGAGGCGCTCGCCACCGAGCTGCGGCAGGACGGCTACGACACCTTCGTTGCCGGCGTGCCCGCCTATTCGACCCTCGGTCACTTCGACGACCCGGTGCTCAACACCTTCCTGCAGCAGGGAACACTGGCGGTCGCGCGCACCGTCTTTCACGAGCTGGCGCACCAGACCGTCTTCGTACCGGGCGATACCCGCTTCAACGAGTCGTTCGCGACGGCCGTCGAGGAAGAGGGGCTGCGACGCTGGCTGCGCGAACACGGCAACGACGAGCTGCGGGCAGCCGACGCGACACAACGGCAGCGGCGAGCAGCCTGGCTGGCACTTCTGCACAGCCATCGCGAGCGTCTCGCCGTGCTCTACGCGAGCGAGCTGCCGTCCGCCGAGAAGCGCGCTGCCAAGGCGGCGTCGTTCGCCGCGCTGCGCCGGGAGCGGTCCGCCCTGCTGGCGGAATGGAGCGGCCAGGCGGGCGACGAGCGCACGGTCGGCGACGATCTGAACAACGCCCGGCTGGCCTCGCTGGCGCTCTACAGTGAGCTGGTGCCAGCCTTCGAGCGGCTTCTCGCCAGCCAGGATGGCGACCTGCCGCGCTTCTACCGCGAGGTCGCCGGCCTCGCCGCTCTCGCCGCGAGTGAGCGGCAAGCCGCGTTGGAAGCCATGCTGCTGCCAGAAAAGCCCGGCCGCGGGCGCGAGCGCGAAGTCGCCCGCGGCAGCCAGGACGGAAACAGTTTGCCAGGCCGTTAA